The following proteins come from a genomic window of Actinacidiphila yeochonensis CN732:
- a CDS encoding helix-turn-helix domain-containing protein, which produces MDITAVMNAEDPAVGLRAVGALHRLAEQVEAAHVALARREGWSWEQIGDALGVSRQSVHAKYGK; this is translated from the coding sequence ATGGACATCACCGCCGTCATGAACGCGGAGGACCCCGCCGTCGGCCTGCGGGCCGTGGGCGCGCTGCACCGGCTCGCGGAACAGGTCGAGGCGGCCCATGTGGCGCTGGCCCGGCGCGAGGGCTGGTCGTGGGAGCAGATCGGGGACGCCCTCGGGGTGTCCCGCCAGTCGGTGCACGCCAAGTACGGGAAGTGA
- a CDS encoding Clp protease N-terminal domain-containing protein produces the protein MPETTTAPGLKAVIALARQEAERRGDRRVGTDHLLLALLHDSSRPCPQVLDATPAQGRAALDELDRAALAAIGVHLGEPVAAPPALVRDHRRLPLNSSVRAAMVRAKRTAEGERGGRRVQPRHLLLALLAAGRPDPAAELLTALGVDPVRVRDRLDAV, from the coding sequence ATGCCGGAGACCACCACAGCGCCCGGGCTCAAGGCCGTGATCGCGCTCGCCCGGCAGGAGGCCGAGCGGCGCGGCGACCGCCGCGTCGGCACCGACCACCTGCTGCTCGCCCTGTTGCACGACTCCTCGCGGCCGTGTCCCCAGGTGCTGGACGCCACGCCCGCGCAGGGCCGGGCGGCGCTGGACGAGCTGGACCGCGCGGCGCTGGCCGCGATCGGCGTCCACCTGGGCGAGCCGGTCGCCGCGCCGCCCGCGCTCGTCCGCGACCACCGCCGGCTCCCGCTCAACTCCTCGGTGCGGGCGGCAATGGTGCGGGCGAAGCGGACCGCGGAGGGCGAGCGCGGAGGGCGGCGGGTCCAGCCGCGCCACCTCCTGCTGGCCCTCCTCGCCGCGGGCCGCCCCGACCCGGCGGCGGAGCTGCTGACCGCCCTGGGCGTCGACCCGGTGCGGGTACGCGACCGGCTCGACGCGGTCTGA